One window of the Gambusia affinis linkage group LG13, SWU_Gaff_1.0, whole genome shotgun sequence genome contains the following:
- the LOC122842671 gene encoding enolase 4-like isoform X1: MDLNKRRIAAAEFLRRNRVPAITERFLNELFVRQPADVHGYLADCLFKLSTPPRISDLRGRGIFSENGMLIVEAEVFCIVCNKEKSMSSAAVISHFVPVGTEESQRSSDYVETALQWIHEPFRTLLLNQDPCDQSEIDQMLSDFFASYREEEKARLDRLKAEASELEAVACKTPVTPTKKKKSASKGKKSTVDEKLFPPPEPPEPVLLEGMAVGSVSLAVAQCGAEIKEMPLYKYISALKNQEVPAHFHVPVPWITLLSCGKKSPGKLCLLEEIILISKVGRPVRQSVTLALELQKEMMRLMSTSGKGGITLSSVSHNGVLIVSCDRLEQPLDLITDACRNLTVPLGVDVGLALNCAAPKLVDYSKGKYEVATGGLKSPDELIEVYHDLTSKYPAVVAVIDPFRREEAEQWEKLSSRIGISCSLLSDITHKPEAPVLPGVHGYVFRHANETTVSDLIHAIVSYQGSVVMDTMFSECCSGGSFADLAVGLGLDHVKLGGLSGAQTMAKYNRLIAIEEELAQQGLLVCKEPEPPLLSENPNEEPAAAEETHMTQATVLLTT; this comes from the exons ATGGACTTAAACAAAAGGAGAATCGCGGCTGCCGAGTTTTTACGGAGGAACAGAGTTCCGGCGATAACAGAGAGGTTTCTGAATGAGCTCTTCGTCCGGCAGCCCGCAGACGTCCATGGCTATCtg gCTGATTGCTTGTTCAAACTGTCTACACCGCCGAGGATCAGTGATCTGAGAGGAAGAGgcattttttcagaaaatggaaTGCTTATCGTTGAGGCAGAGGTTTTCTGCATCGTCTGTAAcaaagaaaag AGCATGTCATCAGCAGCTGTCATAAGTCACTTTGTACCAGTGGGAACCGAAGAGAGTCAGAGGAGCTCTGATTATGTGGAGACTGCTCTTCAGTGGATACATGAACCGTTCAGGACACTTTTACTGAACCAGGACCCATGTGATCAATCTGAAATTGATCAAATGCTGAG CGATTTCTTTGCGTCCTACCGTGAGGAGGAGAAAGCAAGGCTTGACAGGCTGAAGGCTGAAGCCAGCGAGCTCGAAGCAGTGGCTTGCAAAACACCAGTAACGCcgacaaagaaaaagaagagcgCCAGCAAAG GCAAAAAGAGCACTGTTGACGAGAAGCTATTTCCTCCACCAGAGCCGCCAGAGCCAGTTCTGCTGGAAGGCATGGCTGTCGGCTCAGTGTCCCTGGCTGTAGCTCAGTGTGGGGCAGAAATAAAGGAAATGCCTCTTTACAAATATATATCAGCTCTGAAGAATCAAGAG GTACCGGCACATTTTCATGTTCCTGTTCCCTGGATAACTCTGCTCAGCTGTGGGAAGAAATCCCCTGGAAAACTGTGTTTACTGGAAGAAATTATTCTCATCTCCAAAGTGGGACGTCCAGTCAGACAG AGTGTCACGTTGGCCTTGGAGTTACAGAAGGAGATGATGAGACTGATGAGCACGTCAGGAAAAGGCGGG ATCACCCTGTCTTCGGTGTCACACAACGGAGTGCTCATAGTGAGTTGCGATCGGCTGGAACAGCCTCTAGATCTCATCACTGACGCCTGCAGGAACCTTACAGTGCCTCTGGGAGTTGATGTCGGTTTGGCTCTGAACTGTGCTGCCCCGAAACTTGTGGACTAT TCTAAAGGAAAGTATGAAGTAGCAACAGGAGGTCTGAAGTCTCCGGATGAATTGATTGAGGTGTATCACGACCTCACCAGCAAATACCCGGCAGTGGTGGCCGTGATCGATCCCTTCAGGAGAGAA GAGGCAGAGCAATGGGAGAAACTCAGCAGTAGGATTGGGATTTCATGTTCACTGCTGTCTGACATCACACACAAACCAGAGGCTCCAGTCCTGCCAGGAGTCCATGGTTATGTCTTCAGACATGCCAACGAGACAACGGTCAGCGACCTCATCCATGCTATAGTCTCCTACCAAG GTTCGGTGGTGATGGATACGATGTTCAGTGAATGCTGCAGTGGTGGATCCTTTGCAGACTTA GCTGTGGGACTGGGGCTGGACCATGTCAAACTGGGAGGTCTGAGTGGCGCTCAGACGATGGCTAAATACAACCGCCTAATAGCAATAGAAGAAGAACTGGCCCAACAAGGACTTCTGG TCTGTAAGGAACCGGAACCGCCGCTCTTAAGCGAAAACCCAAACGAGGagccagctgcagcagaagaaaCCCATATGACTCAGGCAACAGTCCTGCTGACCACTTAG
- the LOC122842671 gene encoding enolase 4-like isoform X2 has translation MSSAAVISHFVPVGTEESQRSSDYVETALQWIHEPFRTLLLNQDPCDQSEIDQMLSDFFASYREEEKARLDRLKAEASELEAVACKTPVTPTKKKKSASKGKKSTVDEKLFPPPEPPEPVLLEGMAVGSVSLAVAQCGAEIKEMPLYKYISALKNQEVPAHFHVPVPWITLLSCGKKSPGKLCLLEEIILISKVGRPVRQSVTLALELQKEMMRLMSTSGKGGITLSSVSHNGVLIVSCDRLEQPLDLITDACRNLTVPLGVDVGLALNCAAPKLVDYSKGKYEVATGGLKSPDELIEVYHDLTSKYPAVVAVIDPFRREEAEQWEKLSSRIGISCSLLSDITHKPEAPVLPGVHGYVFRHANETTVSDLIHAIVSYQGSVVMDTMFSECCSGGSFADLAVGLGLDHVKLGGLSGAQTMAKYNRLIAIEEELAQQGLLVCKEPEPPLLSENPNEEPAAAEETHMTQATVLLTT, from the exons ATGTCATCAGCAGCTGTCATAAGTCACTTTGTACCAGTGGGAACCGAAGAGAGTCAGAGGAGCTCTGATTATGTGGAGACTGCTCTTCAGTGGATACATGAACCGTTCAGGACACTTTTACTGAACCAGGACCCATGTGATCAATCTGAAATTGATCAAATGCTGAG CGATTTCTTTGCGTCCTACCGTGAGGAGGAGAAAGCAAGGCTTGACAGGCTGAAGGCTGAAGCCAGCGAGCTCGAAGCAGTGGCTTGCAAAACACCAGTAACGCcgacaaagaaaaagaagagcgCCAGCAAAG GCAAAAAGAGCACTGTTGACGAGAAGCTATTTCCTCCACCAGAGCCGCCAGAGCCAGTTCTGCTGGAAGGCATGGCTGTCGGCTCAGTGTCCCTGGCTGTAGCTCAGTGTGGGGCAGAAATAAAGGAAATGCCTCTTTACAAATATATATCAGCTCTGAAGAATCAAGAG GTACCGGCACATTTTCATGTTCCTGTTCCCTGGATAACTCTGCTCAGCTGTGGGAAGAAATCCCCTGGAAAACTGTGTTTACTGGAAGAAATTATTCTCATCTCCAAAGTGGGACGTCCAGTCAGACAG AGTGTCACGTTGGCCTTGGAGTTACAGAAGGAGATGATGAGACTGATGAGCACGTCAGGAAAAGGCGGG ATCACCCTGTCTTCGGTGTCACACAACGGAGTGCTCATAGTGAGTTGCGATCGGCTGGAACAGCCTCTAGATCTCATCACTGACGCCTGCAGGAACCTTACAGTGCCTCTGGGAGTTGATGTCGGTTTGGCTCTGAACTGTGCTGCCCCGAAACTTGTGGACTAT TCTAAAGGAAAGTATGAAGTAGCAACAGGAGGTCTGAAGTCTCCGGATGAATTGATTGAGGTGTATCACGACCTCACCAGCAAATACCCGGCAGTGGTGGCCGTGATCGATCCCTTCAGGAGAGAA GAGGCAGAGCAATGGGAGAAACTCAGCAGTAGGATTGGGATTTCATGTTCACTGCTGTCTGACATCACACACAAACCAGAGGCTCCAGTCCTGCCAGGAGTCCATGGTTATGTCTTCAGACATGCCAACGAGACAACGGTCAGCGACCTCATCCATGCTATAGTCTCCTACCAAG GTTCGGTGGTGATGGATACGATGTTCAGTGAATGCTGCAGTGGTGGATCCTTTGCAGACTTA GCTGTGGGACTGGGGCTGGACCATGTCAAACTGGGAGGTCTGAGTGGCGCTCAGACGATGGCTAAATACAACCGCCTAATAGCAATAGAAGAAGAACTGGCCCAACAAGGACTTCTGG TCTGTAAGGAACCGGAACCGCCGCTCTTAAGCGAAAACCCAAACGAGGagccagctgcagcagaagaaaCCCATATGACTCAGGCAACAGTCCTGCTGACCACTTAG